One part of the Lotus japonicus ecotype B-129 chromosome 2, LjGifu_v1.2 genome encodes these proteins:
- the LOC130739831 gene encoding protein FEZ, producing MEERNDHAEKLDEVLLPGFRFHPTDEELVGFYLKRKIQQRPLSIELIKQLDIYKYDPWDLPKLASTGEKEWYFYCPRDRKYRNSARPNRVTGAGFWKATGTDRPIYSSEGSKCIGLKKSLVFYKGRAAKGVKTDWMMHEFRLPSLTDPMSQKKYIDKTIPANESWAICRIFKKTNSTAQRALSHSWISSLPETRTSDMLTKEQESTQFYSPNMPLTKKTSLLASQFCTNNNDGQDLTTASSTFCPLDNVASYKSLLNPLMHKAFDHFPLSNGDLNTGLIFSSSPLETISNANAKSSMDVSSMLLNMSSSVLGDFSNNTPHEDTTTSFNGGLQLQDHCHDYLMQATFGNQYDNNALVKVPNVNIVPRFGDQELETVRSIGFPFSIGDAWKSNMLWDTSSNCPCDVPLSHSTTKCYT from the exons ATGGAAGAGAGAAATGATCATGCTGAGAAACTGGATGAAGTTTTGCTACCAGGGTTCAGGTTTCATCCAACTGATGAGGAACTTGTTGGGTTCTACCTCAAGAGAAAGATTCAGCAGAGACCTCTTTCCATTGAGCTCATCAAGCAACTTGATATCTACAAATATGACCCTTGGGATCTTCCAA AGTTGGCCTCAACAGGAGAGAAAGAGTGGTATTTCTACTGTCCTAGGGACAGAAAATACAGAAACAGTGCAAGGCCTAATAGGGTAACTGGAGCTGGGTTCTGGAAAGCTACAGGAACTGACAGACCCATCTACTCCTCAGAAGGTTCCAAGTGCATTGGCCTGAAGAAATCCCTAGTTTTTTACAAAGGCAGAGCTGCCAAAGGAGTCAAAACTGACTGGATGATGCATGAGTTCAGGCTACCTTCTCTCACTGACCCAATGTCCCAAAAGAAGTACATAGATAAAACCATTCCAGCTAAT GAATCTTGGGCAATCTGCAGGATATTTAAGAAAACCAACTCTACAGCACAGAGAGCTCTGTCTCACTCTTGGATCTCTTCCCTACCTGAAACAAGAACCTCTGATATGCTAACTAAAGAACAAGAAAGCACCCAGTTTTATTCACCCAACATGCCACTGACAAAGAAAACTAGCTTATTAGCCAGTCAGTTTTGCACTAACAACAATGATGGCCAAGACTTAACCACTGCTAGTAGTACTTTTTGTCCTTTAGATAATGTTGCCTCTTATAAATCCCTTCTTAACCCTTTGATGCACAAAGCCTTTGACCATTTTCCCCTATCAAATGGAGATCTCAACACTGGCTTGATATTCTCATCATCTCCACTTGAAACAATATCTAATGCTAATGCCAAATCTTCAATGGATGTTTCTTCCATGTTGTTGAACATGTCATCCTCAGTGCTTGGAGATTTTAGCAACAACACTCCTCATGAGGACACAACTACAAGCTTCAATGGTGGGTTGCAACTGCAAGACCACTGTCATGACTACCTAATGCAAGCCACATTTGGGAACCAATATGATAATAATGCATTAGTGAAGGTTCCTAATGTGAATATTGTGCCTCGTTTTGGTGACCAAGAGTTGGAGACAGTACGATCCATTGGGTTCCCATTCAGTATTGGTGATGCATGGAAGTCAAATATGCTTTGGGATACTTCCTCTAATTGTCCTTGTGATGTTCCCTTGAGTCATTCCACAACCAAGTGCTATACTTAG